The Malus domestica chromosome 08, GDT2T_hap1 genomic interval GGTCCAAAATTTCCCGAATGTTGGAAGAAATCTCTCTTCCCCCgaattaaaaaagaagaagaaggtctTGGCTTTATAATTACAAATCATTAATATTTGAAAACGCAGATCGATTGAGGAACTCAAACCTAACAAATAAACAACCCCAATTAAAATCCACACAAGATGGGATTGAATATCTGTTTCAATCCTACTATGTAATagtgaagaagaataaaaaatatgaagataaagagaaagataaacaatattttttatgtggtaaaaccccccccccccccccccccatacAATGAGAAAAATCCACTGGCACATTGTCGGTTGAAGAATCCACTAAAGAATAAAGATTTTTACAATTGTAATATAACTCAATTACTCAATTGTAATCTCCTGAATGAATGCATATGAATCTTACCATACAAAGTCCAGGAGATCTGATCTTCTTCAATGAGTTGTCGTGCAATCCAAGTCTTCTTCTCTTATACAGTATAAGAAATAAGCTAACTCGCGCTTTCAATATGCATCAAACAAACAGGGTTCACTCCCCCTTTTTGTGGTGtaattttcattaattaatgAAGTTCTTGTGTTGCCTTCACAAACTTGAACAAGAAGTCGCTtcacaaaataattaataagtgatccaccttcttttcctttcaagtAAAACTCCTACTGTTGTTTTCTGTCTCCCCAACAAAAGAAATACTGACAGCTCGATCGACAAGTGCTTTTCTTCTTCACACCTTCGAATACTTGTGAGGATCTGATATGACCACAATTTTCTTATAATCTCTCTACTTTTCACATGCATggttggttgtttttttttttttttttttggtgaagttaAAGCTCTTTAGATCAAACCCTAGTTTTTGAattcctatattttttttttccaatttgaaattaagaaaattaataaTGCCTAAGCAAAATAAGGGTGAAGTGCTGATTTAGTCCATGAACTATCACTTCAGTGAAAATTAGATCctgaattattattttattaggtccctgaattattttttcggtaaaataagtccttaaatttattaaaaattgctaatttcatccctactattatattcaaagctattttatccaatttttcgtcaactttaATCACCtgacacactttagagtgtaataGGTCATTTTCTCGCCTATAAGCCCTTAGCATTTTATATACGTTGTGAATCTAACGTCTAATTTACTATTTAAATTAACTACATACACTATCTCGCATACATCTACagaaaaaacagaaaacaataTAAATTACAAGTAGAACCTACAGGTCCATAAATCTTCAAACCCAAAATTTCAAAGTACTTAGAATTTCAACAAGTTCACCCTCATGCCACCAAACAGAGAAAACCAGATGGGTTCATACTCTAAGGCCAACATTGTCCACAAGCCACCAAGACTCTCAATGGGAAGTCTCCAAAGAACCATACCTGACATCTCAGCTGAACTAAGCAGCAGCATCAGCAGCAAAGAAGCCATTGACGATGACATTCATCTTCCAACTATATCTGAGGTTGAGGATGCCAAGTGTGAGTGCTGTGGCATGTCCGAGGAGTGCACGAACGAGTACATAGATAGTGTGCGCAGCCAGGTTTCGGGGAAGTTAATTTGTGGGTTGTGTGCTGAGGCTGTGAAGGAAGAGATGGACAAGAATGGAGGCAAACGAGAAGCGGCTGTGAATGAGCATATGAGTTCTTGTGAAAAGTTCAATAGGCTTGGTAGGGCATACCCCGTTTTGTACCAAGCTGAGGCCATCAGAGAGATTTTCCAAAAGAGTTCAAGAATTAGGGCAAAATCCATGAGTCCTAGAGATGAGAGTGTTCGAAAGAGTAACGGGGGTATTGCAAGGAGCTCTAGTTGTATTTCCGCAATCAACCGGGAAGAACCGATCAGCCCTAAACCTTAAACTTTAAACTCTAAATTGTAGACCTTTGTAATTTGGAAAGACTTCATTAGTTTTTTCTCTATGTAACACAACCACCATCCCATCATAGTTAGCGTCAAAAGGGGCACTTTCCATTTACAATAAATGTAACAATCTAATGCTAATCTTACTGTGAttgattagttttttttattacaagcaATACTACAATTCTAAACTACATTAAGGGAAGGAGGAGGATTTAAACAAGGGATACTGGGTTGAAGATCCTTCAGAACAATTCAACACTTGCCTATGTTGTTGATTAGTTAGCCCTAGCACTTAACTAAGTTTGTGCCAAATTTCTATTTCATTTCTTTATACATGTACTTGGTCTTATAGGATTGGCCTATGAAGGAATACATAAACGCCTTGTATAAAATTGAGCTTATACagtcttgtttttcttttggtggaAAATACAGTCTCGTTTATTTGAGCATATATCAAGCCCcggcaacattttttttttttttttttttttttaacaaaacataGCTTTAGTGGGTTAAATTGTAATTGTCAGGGAGAATGGTCGAACTCGCACCATGCATGGTGCATTGACATAACTATGGTAATTATTGTACAACTATTCATCACATATTGTAAATAATCTATTTTGTCAATATTTTGATAGGAATTGTTTTGTGTAATCAATGGCGGAGCTAGAAAAGTTTCACCGCGTGGGCTATCTTAAAGATTTAGATCtttataaacaaacaaacaaacaaaattgatACTATATTTGTTTACTGTATCAGCTGGCTTAAGAAAATTTTCACAAGGTGAGCCAAAAACTTTTGTTATTCAAACAAATTCAaacttgtacatgtacaagAAGCGATGAGAAAAAAGATGTGAGAAAAAAATGGTTTATAAACTATATtatacaattaaacaaaaagaatTTGAATCAATGACTAAATATATGGTGGACTACAttcaaaaattaataacaattacatgtaaaattttgttTCCTACCAAAAGCTACCCATGCTACAGCCCAGGGTAGCCCTTAATGTGGCTCCGCCCATGTGTGCACTTTAATAAACTAAACTTCACAATCACAAACATGTTGGTGGGAAAGTAAGGTGGTGGCATAGTGTGTTGTGTAGAATATTCTCAGAGGGACGCGTCGAAGGTCCACTTCCAATAACACCGATATTGTTCCTAACTTAATAATTATAACCTACACAATCCATCAAGTGtgaagttttatcacaaaataccTCGG includes:
- the LOC103441304 gene encoding uncharacterized protein; its protein translation is MGSYSKANIVHKPPRLSMGSLQRTIPDISAELSSSISSKEAIDDDIHLPTISEVEDAKCECCGMSEECTNEYIDSVRSQVSGKLICGLCAEAVKEEMDKNGGKREAAVNEHMSSCEKFNRLGRAYPVLYQAEAIREIFQKSSRIRAKSMSPRDESVRKSNGGIARSSSCISAINREEPISPKP